A section of the Bradysia coprophila strain Holo2 chromosome X unlocalized genomic scaffold, BU_Bcop_v1 contig_117, whole genome shotgun sequence genome encodes:
- the LOC119067111 gene encoding uncharacterized protein LOC119067111: protein MTLKHFILALVLSIVGLSNAQLERRIYVGISYDKAFFTVPSRYSWQEALDMCLLNGWTAASVNTHLENEIVSNFLNSSSYFSDIPTEDRAFWIPATDFEDEGNFTWIRTRQTLEYSNWAEDNTMYNRSRNCAIIRSNGEWSDEVCSGSYDGESHIPLCEMTLIDYRNVRVDDTDLTPSPIPKLTPTAEFDESWETYGPVNGKLYYADRSFREDRWAVSRTTCHENGLRLATTETIEEIDFVANMSMSFYMQNQTNYLINLGGSSILTHECGISTTRFYWHHSGVTFENSSPHFRYRCLMMVPGYMTNMDCIAYWGVTVCEGEAEPE from the exons ATGACactcaaacattttattctcGCACTCGTCCTTAGTATTGTGGGACTATCAAATG ctCAGCTGGAGCGGAGAATTTATGTCGGCATTAGCTATGATAAGGCCTTCTTTACCGTTCCATCTCGT TATAGCTGGCAAGAAGCTTTAGACATGTGTCTCCTTAACGGATGGACAGCAGCCTCAGTCAACACACActtagaaaatgaaattgtctcAAACTTTTTGAATAGCAGCTCCTATTTTAGCGATATTCCTACAG AGGACCGAGCATTTTGGATTCCCGCAACGGATTTCGAAGATGAAGGAAATTTCACATGGATTCGAACTCGTCAAACTCTCGAATATTCAAACTGGGCAGAGGACAACACTATGTATAATCGAAGCAGAAACTGTGCTATCATTCGCAGTAACGGCGAATGGTCGGATGAAGTCTGTAGTGGCAGCTATGACGGAGAATCGCATATACCTCTTTGTGAGATGACTTTAATTGATTATAGAAACGTTCGGGTTGATGATACAGATCTTACACCAAGCCCGATTCCAAAACTGACACCAACGGCAGAATTCGATGAATCTTGGGAGACATATGGACCTGTAAATGGTAAACTCTACTATGCTGACAGATCGTTTCGAGAA GATCGTTGGGCAGTATCACGTACCACCTGTCACGAAAATGGACTCCGTTTGGCAACAACGGAAACAATAGAGGAAATCGACTTCGTTGCCAATATGAGTATGTCCTTTTACATGCAAAACCAGACCAACTACTTAATAAACCTCGGTGGATCGAGTATTCTCACACATGAGTGTGGCATTTCTACAACGAGATTCTACTGGCACCATTCTGGTGTCACGTTCGAAAATTCTTCTCCTCACTTTAGATACAGATGCCTAATGATGGTCCCTGGATATATGACGA